The following are encoded together in the Thunnus maccoyii chromosome 18, fThuMac1.1, whole genome shotgun sequence genome:
- the eps8l1a gene encoding epidermal growth factor receptor kinase substrate 8-like protein 1a — MSGPPPPVVPRKPSGVRVMITPEEQLPPGGLPTYTDFNKEKGASAEPNDTSLLNAEREVEIMNHCFDDVERFMVRLQQTAEAQSVLNQRKKKSRKSKKKENQDDDLLTMKACPPSEEEFVDLFQKIKYSLSLLDRLKSSISEPDAPELLHHVFVPLRLMVKTTGGPALGATVVSPALTTGAVSLLQEHLTEEEKELWASLGPNWTSHCSQLSVSVPPYSPVFLDGWKPHMFDSNGQPLEDPIESQHKQDAVRESRAAQTLHDRARQTAVGPEGTDEVEGNGLPPEGERLFCCSYDFVARNSSELSVLQGETLEVIESSKRWWKCRNRFDQIGFVPFNILEPLSALNNTGRESPVARRESKKVPLTPQSKYFSYAPPSPVGTSPTATSPKMRPQSMVLPSTAMHGEDDDRVLIMNDELLQRLAGKRSSGRPLVVPRTADTSSPLNYHSPPAEVEAWLTAKGFSQQTVQSLGILNGAQLFSLNKEELRTVSPEEGVRVYSQIMVQKALLEDVRKATELETVMEKQKLKIDLESESEVV, encoded by the exons ATGTCTGGACCACCTCCTCCAGTGGTCCCTAGAAAGCCTTCAGGCGTCCGAGTCATGATAACTCCAGAGGAGCAGCTTCCTCCTGGTGGCCTGCCCACCTACACAGATTTTAACAAAG AGAAAGGTGCCAGTGCGGAGCCAAATGACACATCTCTATTGaatgcagagagagaagtg GAGATTATGAACCactgttttgatgatgtggagcGATTCATGGTGCGCTTGCAGCAGACAGCCGAGGCCCAGAGTGTCCTCAAccaaaggaagaagaagagcaggaaGAGCAAGAAGAAGGAGAACCAAGATG ATGATTTGTTGACCATGAAAGCCTGTCCTCCATCAGAGGAAGAATTCGTGGACCTCTTTCAGAAAATCAAATACTCCCTCAGTCTGCTG GACCGTCTCAAGTCATCCATCTCAGAGCCTGACGCGCCGGAGCTGCTGCATCACGTCTTTGTGCCTCTTAGACTG ATGGTGAAAACCACTGGAGGGCCAGCATTAGGTGCAACAGTTGTCAGTCCTGCTCTGACCACTGGTGCCGTTTCACTTCTCCAGGAGCATCTaactgaagaggaaaaagagctCTGGGCTTCATTAGGGCCTAACTGGACTTCACACtg TTCACAGCTTAGTGTGTCTGTTCCTCCATACTCACCTGTCTTCCTGGATGGATGGAAGCCTCATATGTTTGACTCAAATGGCCAGCCTTTGGAAGATCCCATCGAGtcacaacacaaacaggatGCCGTCAGAGAAAGCAGGGCGGCGCAAACTCTACATGACCGAGCTCGACAGACAGCAGTGGGACCTGAAGGCACCGATGAAGT AGAAGGAAATGGGCTCCCACCAGAGGGTGAGAGACTTTTCTGCTGCAGTTATGATTTTGTGGCTAGAAACAGCAGTGAACTCTCAGTGCTTCAAGGAGAAACACTAGAG GTCATTGAGTCATCAAAGCGATGGTGGAAGTGTCGGAATCGCTTTGACCAGATAGGATTTGTTCCCTTTAACATCTTGGAGCCTCTGTCAGCTCTGAATAATACTGGGAGAGAAAGCCCAGTGGCACGCAGAGAGTCAAAG AAGGTGCCTCTTACTCCTCAGTCAAAGTACTTCTCATATGCTCCGCCGAGCCCAGTTGGGACCAGTCCTACAGCTACAAGCCCAAAAATGCGACCTCAGAGTATGGTTTTACCATCTACAGCAATGCACGGAGAAGACGATGACCGAG tgcTGATAATGAATGATGAGCTTCTTCAGCGGCTGGCTGGTAAAAGAAGCTCGGGCCGTCCTCTGGTGGTCCCCCGCACAGCTGACACTTCTAGTCCACTGAACTACCACTCACCGCCTGCCGAGGTGGAGGCCTGGCTCACTGCCAAGGGCTTCAGTCAGCA GACAGTCCAGAGTCTGGGCATTTTAAATGGAGCGCAGCTTTTTTCCCTGAATAAGGAGGAGCTCCGCACTGTGTCACCGGAGGAAGGTGTAAGAGTTTACAGCCAAATAATGGTGCAGAAGGCCCTTCTCgag gaTGTGCGCAAAGCCACAGAACTGGAGACGGTGATGGAGAAGCAAAAGCTGAAGATTGACCTGGAATCAGAGAGTGAGGTGGTGTGA
- the nme4 gene encoding nucleoside diphosphate kinase, mitochondrial isoform X1 codes for MLQRCAFKRILQQISLGNQETTKGLLFGFPTALLKGHRASAHRSKSSVPDVREQTLVAVKPDGVQRRLVGQIIRRFEQRGFKLVGLKMLQVSEDLLSQHYCALRKKPFYPSLLHYMTSGPVVVMVWEGHNVVQTSRVMVGHTNPAEAQAGTVRGDFSFHVSRNVVHASDSLEGAQREIQLWFQGKELLNWDCCDQSITCEV; via the exons ATGTTGCAGCGGTGCGCTTTTAAGAGAATCCTCCAGCAGATTTCTTTAGGGAATCAAGAAACCACCAAAGGTTTGTTGTTTGGGTTTCCCACCGCGCTGCTGAAAGGACACAGAGCTTCTGCGCACAGGAGCAAATCAA GTGTTCCAGATGTTAGGGAGCAGACTCTTGTAGCTGTAAAGCCAGATGGAGTTCAACGTCGTCTTGTTGGACAAATCATTCGGCGTTTTGAGCAGCGGGGCTTCAAGCTGGTTGGCCTGAAAATGTTGCAG GTGTCTGAGGATCTCCTGTCTCAGCACTACTGTGCACTGAGGAAGAAGCCCTTCTATCCCAGTCTGCTGCATTACATGACCTCAGGTCCTGTGGTTGTCATG GTGTGGGAAGGGCACAATGTAGTCCAGACATCACGTGTGATGGTGGGGCATACCAACCCAGCTGAGGCCCAGGCAGGCACAGTCAGAGGAGATTTCAGCTTTCATGTCAGCAG GAACGTGGTCCATGCCAGCGATTCATTGGAGGGCGCTCAGAGGGAAATCCAGCTGTGGTTTCAGGGAAAAGAGCTCCTAAACTGGGATTGCTGTGACCAGAGCATCACCTGTGAGGTGTAA
- the nme4 gene encoding nucleoside diphosphate kinase, mitochondrial isoform X2, protein MCVPDVREQTLVAVKPDGVQRRLVGQIIRRFEQRGFKLVGLKMLQVSEDLLSQHYCALRKKPFYPSLLHYMTSGPVVVMVWEGHNVVQTSRVMVGHTNPAEAQAGTVRGDFSFHVSRNVVHASDSLEGAQREIQLWFQGKELLNWDCCDQSITCEV, encoded by the exons atgt GTGTTCCAGATGTTAGGGAGCAGACTCTTGTAGCTGTAAAGCCAGATGGAGTTCAACGTCGTCTTGTTGGACAAATCATTCGGCGTTTTGAGCAGCGGGGCTTCAAGCTGGTTGGCCTGAAAATGTTGCAG GTGTCTGAGGATCTCCTGTCTCAGCACTACTGTGCACTGAGGAAGAAGCCCTTCTATCCCAGTCTGCTGCATTACATGACCTCAGGTCCTGTGGTTGTCATG GTGTGGGAAGGGCACAATGTAGTCCAGACATCACGTGTGATGGTGGGGCATACCAACCCAGCTGAGGCCCAGGCAGGCACAGTCAGAGGAGATTTCAGCTTTCATGTCAGCAG GAACGTGGTCCATGCCAGCGATTCATTGGAGGGCGCTCAGAGGGAAATCCAGCTGTGGTTTCAGGGAAAAGAGCTCCTAAACTGGGATTGCTGTGACCAGAGCATCACCTGTGAGGTGTAA
- the nme4 gene encoding nucleoside diphosphate kinase, mitochondrial isoform X3 yields the protein MLQVSEDLLSQHYCALRKKPFYPSLLHYMTSGPVVVMVWEGHNVVQTSRVMVGHTNPAEAQAGTVRGDFSFHVSRNVVHASDSLEGAQREIQLWFQGKELLNWDCCDQSITCEV from the exons ATGTTGCAG GTGTCTGAGGATCTCCTGTCTCAGCACTACTGTGCACTGAGGAAGAAGCCCTTCTATCCCAGTCTGCTGCATTACATGACCTCAGGTCCTGTGGTTGTCATG GTGTGGGAAGGGCACAATGTAGTCCAGACATCACGTGTGATGGTGGGGCATACCAACCCAGCTGAGGCCCAGGCAGGCACAGTCAGAGGAGATTTCAGCTTTCATGTCAGCAG GAACGTGGTCCATGCCAGCGATTCATTGGAGGGCGCTCAGAGGGAAATCCAGCTGTGGTTTCAGGGAAAAGAGCTCCTAAACTGGGATTGCTGTGACCAGAGCATCACCTGTGAGGTGTAA
- the xpo6 gene encoding exportin-6 isoform X2: MSSEEASLRALESLMTEFFHSCTTNERKREIEELLNNFAQQNGAWRHCLFFLSNTRNEYVMMYSLTVFENLVNKMWIGVASQDKMEIRNCLPKLLLAQHKSVPYFIRNKLCKVIVDIGRQDWPMFYHDFFTNTLQLIQSPALAPLGLVMLKTTSEELACPREDLCVARKDELRKLLLEQVPTVLGLLTGILETYWDKHSVIASTPPPSPTSGESVELLGNLFQGSQYSKLLCQPMAALDNESQQVCCLVLECLAHLFSWIPLSTSITPTLLASIFHFARFGCDLRTKAKTGPFISSNSSSSNGQLNPGTMPPTSNGGGRNGQQSEGNKVDRARLGVLAMTCVNELVSKNCVPLDFEEYLLRMFQQTFFLLQRLTRENNAHTVKSRLQELDESYLEKFTDFLRLFVSVHLRRIESSPQFPIVEFLGLLFKYTFNQPTHEGYFACLDIWSVFLDFLTTKIKSRLADRDSVLNRYKDALVLLLREVLNRIQFRYNQAQLEELDDETLDDDQQTEWQRYLRQSLEVVAKVMELLPSHAFTTLFPVLQENLDVYLGLQQFIVTTGTSRRLNITAENDCRRLHCSLRDLSSLLQAVGRLAEHFIGEVFAARFTDALAVVERLVEVTCYGSQTSLYDLETAVPSVLKPDLIDVHAQALAALQAYSHWLAQFYSEVHGQNQSQFINLITSAIDASSPLITAKVPEKLLLSACHLMVSITSTVRPVFLVTLPAVQNIFNLITENQSRRLPQEAHMLVCRALSNMLLLPWPNLPESEQQWQTRSSNHASLLAALTREYRILRGTVNITPRRPDLVKTVIQQTLPVLRDIVDSISGESTKSRQICYQSLQESVQVSLSLFPVFIQQPDVTDEMLAFFLTLFQALRVQMGVAFTGQIIHTFLSMFTREQLAASILQEGSAGCRVVQKFLKILQVVVQEPGQAFKPFLPSILSLCMEQVYPVVAERPSPDVKAEMFELLYQILHQNWRYFFKTSVLTSVQRGATEDTMENEAQFTAAMQAFGQSFLQPDIHIFKQNLSYLESLNSKHKLYHRKLFRTSMLFHFINVLLQVLLHKSHDLLQEEITLAIYNMASVDFDAFYSAFMPEFLNGCQGVDTNQRAVLARNFKLEQDLPSFTQSVQRLVNDLRYYRLCNSSLPTGTIKL; the protein is encoded by the exons ATG TCTTCAGAGGAGGCATCGCTGCGTGCTCTGGAGAGCCTGATGACGGAGTTCTTTCACAGCTGTACAAccaatgagagaaaaagagaaatag aggagctgctgaATAATTTTGCACAGCAGAATGGAGCATGGCGCCACTGCTTGTTCTTCCTCTCTAATACTCGGAATGAGTATGTAATGATGTACAGCCTCACAGTATTTGAA aaccTGGTGAACAAGATGTGGATCGGTGTTGCTTCACAAGACAAGATGGAGATTCGCAACTGTTTGCCGAAACTCCTGCTTGCGCAGCACAAATCTGTGCCCTATTTCATTCGTAATAAACTCTGTAAAGTCATTGTGGACATTGGTCGCCAGGACTGGCCAATGTTCTACCATGATTTCTTCACGAACACCCTTCAG TTGATCCAGTCGCCAGCACTGGCTCCACTGGGGTTGGTGATGCTGAAAACCACATCAGAGGAACTTGCATGTCCTCGAGAAGACCTCTGTGTTGCCAGGAAAGATGAGCTGCGTAAACTGCTGCTGGAGCAGGTACCGACAGTGCTTGGACTGTTGACAG GTATCCTGGAGACCTATTGGGACAAGCACAGTGTCATCGCTTCCACCCCACCTCCCTCACCCACCTCAGGGGAAAGTG TGGAATTGCTGGGCAATTTGTTTCAGGGCAGCCAGTACTCCAAGCTGCTTTGCCAGCCCATGGCAGCACTGGACAATGAGAGTCAACAGgtctgttgtcttgttttggaGTGTTTGGCCCACCTGTTCAGCTGGATCCCTCTGTCCACAAGCATCACACCCACCCTGCTGGCATCCATTTTCCATTTTGCGCGTTTCGGTTGTGATCTTCGGACAAAGGCCAAAACAGGACCCTTCATCTCCTCCAACTCCTCCTCTTCTAATGGACAGCTCAATCCAGGGACAATGCCACCAACATCGAATGGAGGAGGGCGAAACGGACAGCAGAGCGAGGGCAACAAGGTGGATCGCGCCCGACTCGGTGTACTTGCTATGACCTGTGTCAATGAACTGGTGTCAAAGAACTGTGTGCCATTGGATTTTGAGGAGTACCTGCTGCGCATGTTCCAGCAGACCTTCTTTCTCCTGCAGAGGCTGACACGAGAGAATAACGCTCACACAGTCAAGAGTCGCCTACAGGAGCTTGATGAGAG TTACTTGGAAAAGTTCACAGATTTTCTGCGCCTGTTTGTCAGTGTTCACTTGAGGCGGATTGAGTCCAGTCCTCAGTTTCCAATTGTAGAGTTTCTTGGCCTGCTTTTCAAGTACACCTTCAACCAG ccTACCCATGAGGGCTACTTTGCCTGTTTGGATATATGGAGTGTGTTTTTGGATTTTCTAACAACCAAAATCAAAAGCAGACTGGCTGACAGAGATAGTGTTCTAAATAG GTACAAAGATGCCTTAGTTCTTCTGTTAAGGGAAGTTCTGAATCGCATACAGTTCAGATACAATCAGGCTCAGTTGGAAGAGCTGGATGATGAGACTCTGGATGATGAT CAACAGACAGAGTGGCAAAGGTACCTGCGTCAGAGTCTGGAGGTGGTTGCCAAGGTGATGGAGCTGCTCCCATCCCATGCATTCACCACTTTG TTTCCAGTCCTTCAAGAAAATTTGGACGTGTACCTGGGTTTGCAGCAGTTTATCGTTACCACTGGCACAA GTCGAAGGCTTAATATCACAGCAGAGAATGATTGCCGTCGACTTCACTGTTCTCTCAGGGACCTCAGCTCCCTACTTCAAGCGGTCGGACGCTTGGCTGAGCATTTCATCGGAGAAGTTTTTGCTGCACGTTTCACTGATGCCCTGGCAGTGGTGGAGAG GTTGGTTGAAGTGACTTGCTACGGCTCTCAGACCAGCCTTTACGACCTGGAGACTGCTGTGCCTTCTGTGCTCAAGCCAGACCTCATAGATGT ACATGCACAGGCCCTCGCTGCTTTGCAAGCCTACTCTCATTGGCTGGCGCAGTTCTACAGTGAGGTCCACGGTCAAAACCAGAGCCAGTTCATCAACCTCATCACATCTGCAATAGATGCCAGTAGCCCACTCATCACGGCAAAG GTACCTGAAAAGTTGCTGCTCTCAGCATGCCATCTGATGGTTTCCATCACCTCTACTGTGCGACCTGTGTTCTTGGTCACTTTGCCAGCTGTTCAGAACATCTTCAACCTCATTACAGAGAATCAGAGCCGCAGACTCCCTCAAGAG GCTCACATGTTGGTGTGTAGGGCTTTATCCAACATGCTGCTGCTCCCGTGGCCGAATTTACCAGAAagtgagcagcagtggcagACACGCTCCAGCAACCATGCCAGCCTACTGGCAGCACTCACTCGGGAATATCGTATTTTAAGAGGGACAGTGAACATAACTCCACGGCGACCTGATCTGG TGAAAACAGTGATACAGCAAACCCTGCCTGTGCTCAGAGACATAGTGGACAGCATTTCTGGGGAATCCACCAAATCACGTCAGATCTGCTACCAGAGTCTTCAGGAGTCTGTCCAAGTCTCCCTCAGCCTCTTCCCGGTGTTTATTCAGCAGCCAG ATGTGACAGATGAGATGTTGGCCTTCTTCTTGACGCTGTTTCAGGCGTTGCGAGTCCAGATGGGAGTTGCCTTCACAGGACAAATCATCCACACTTTCCTCAGCATGTTCaccag ggaaCAGCTGGCGGCCAGTATTTTGCAAGAGGGCAGTGCAGGCTGTAGAGTGGTACAGAAGTTCCTGAAAATCCTGCAGGTGGTGGTGCAAGAGCCGGGTCAAGCTTTCAAGCCCTTCCTACCTAGCATCCTCTCTCTGTGCATGGAGCAGGTTTACCCAGTCGTGGCAGAG CGGCCTTCCCCGGACGTGAAGGCAGAGATGTTTGAGTTGCTATACCAAATACTTCACCAAAACTGGAGGTACTTCTTTAAAACTTCAGTCTTAACAAGTGTCCAAAGAGGAGCCACTGAAGATACCATGGAAAATGAGGCCCAGTTCACAGCTGCCATGCAG GCTTTTGGCCAGTCCTTCCTGCAGCCAGACATCCACATCTTCAAGCAGAATCTCTCCTATTTGGAGTCACTCAACAGCAAGCACAAGTTGTATCACAGA AAGCTTTTCCGGACCTCGATGCTCTTCCACTTCATCAACGTGCTGCTGCAGGTCCTTCTCCACAAAAGTCACGACCTCCTTCAGGAGGAAATCACCCTTGCTATTTACAACATGGCCTCTGTTGACTTTGATGCCTTCTACTCGGCTTTCATGCCAGAGTTCCTCAATGGCTGCCAGGGTGTGGACACCAACCAACGAGCTGTACTCGCACGCAACTTCAAGCTTGAACAG GACCTGCCTTCGTTCACTCAAAGCGTGCAGCGGCTGGTGAATGACCTTCGCTACTACAGACTGTGTAATAGTAGCCTGCCCACTGGCACCATCAAGCTATAG
- the xpo6 gene encoding exportin-6 isoform X1, producing MSSEEASLRALESLMTEFFHSCTTNERKREIEELLNNFAQQNGAWRHCLFFLSNTRNEYVMMYSLTVFENLVNKMWIGVASQDKMEIRNCLPKLLLAQHKSVPYFIRNKLCKVIVDIGRQDWPMFYHDFFTNTLQLIQSPALAPLGLVMLKTTSEELACPREDLCVARKDELRKLLLEQVPTVLGLLTGILETYWDKHSVIASTPPPSPTSGESVELLGNLFQGSQYSKLLCQPMAALDNESQQVCCLVLECLAHLFSWIPLSTSITPTLLASIFHFARFGCDLRTKAKTGPFISSNSSSSNGQLNPGTMPPTSNGGGRNGQQSEGNKVDRARLGVLAMTCVNELVSKNCVPLDFEEYLLRMFQQTFFLLQRLTRENNAHTVKSRLQELDESYLEKFTDFLRLFVSVHLRRIESSPQFPIVEFLGLLFKYTFNQPTHEGYFACLDIWSVFLDFLTTKIKSRLADRDSVLNRYKDALVLLLREVLNRIQFRYNQAQLEELDDETLDDDQQTEWQRYLRQSLEVVAKVMELLPSHAFTTLFPVLQENLDVYLGLQQFIVTTGTSRRLNITAENDCRRLHCSLRDLSSLLQAVGRLAEHFIGEVFAARFTDALAVVERLVEVTCYGSQTSLYDLETAVPSVLKPDLIDVHAQALAALQAYSHWLAQFYSEVHGQNQSQFINLITSAIDASSPLITAKVPEKLLLSACHLMVSITSTVRPVFLVTLPAVQNIFNLITENQSRRLPQEAHMLVCRALSNMLLLPWPNLPESEQQWQTRSSNHASLLAALTREYRILRGTVNITPRRPDLGDLKTVIQQTLPVLRDIVDSISGESTKSRQICYQSLQESVQVSLSLFPVFIQQPDVTDEMLAFFLTLFQALRVQMGVAFTGQIIHTFLSMFTREQLAASILQEGSAGCRVVQKFLKILQVVVQEPGQAFKPFLPSILSLCMEQVYPVVAERPSPDVKAEMFELLYQILHQNWRYFFKTSVLTSVQRGATEDTMENEAQFTAAMQAFGQSFLQPDIHIFKQNLSYLESLNSKHKLYHRKLFRTSMLFHFINVLLQVLLHKSHDLLQEEITLAIYNMASVDFDAFYSAFMPEFLNGCQGVDTNQRAVLARNFKLEQDLPSFTQSVQRLVNDLRYYRLCNSSLPTGTIKL from the exons ATG TCTTCAGAGGAGGCATCGCTGCGTGCTCTGGAGAGCCTGATGACGGAGTTCTTTCACAGCTGTACAAccaatgagagaaaaagagaaatag aggagctgctgaATAATTTTGCACAGCAGAATGGAGCATGGCGCCACTGCTTGTTCTTCCTCTCTAATACTCGGAATGAGTATGTAATGATGTACAGCCTCACAGTATTTGAA aaccTGGTGAACAAGATGTGGATCGGTGTTGCTTCACAAGACAAGATGGAGATTCGCAACTGTTTGCCGAAACTCCTGCTTGCGCAGCACAAATCTGTGCCCTATTTCATTCGTAATAAACTCTGTAAAGTCATTGTGGACATTGGTCGCCAGGACTGGCCAATGTTCTACCATGATTTCTTCACGAACACCCTTCAG TTGATCCAGTCGCCAGCACTGGCTCCACTGGGGTTGGTGATGCTGAAAACCACATCAGAGGAACTTGCATGTCCTCGAGAAGACCTCTGTGTTGCCAGGAAAGATGAGCTGCGTAAACTGCTGCTGGAGCAGGTACCGACAGTGCTTGGACTGTTGACAG GTATCCTGGAGACCTATTGGGACAAGCACAGTGTCATCGCTTCCACCCCACCTCCCTCACCCACCTCAGGGGAAAGTG TGGAATTGCTGGGCAATTTGTTTCAGGGCAGCCAGTACTCCAAGCTGCTTTGCCAGCCCATGGCAGCACTGGACAATGAGAGTCAACAGgtctgttgtcttgttttggaGTGTTTGGCCCACCTGTTCAGCTGGATCCCTCTGTCCACAAGCATCACACCCACCCTGCTGGCATCCATTTTCCATTTTGCGCGTTTCGGTTGTGATCTTCGGACAAAGGCCAAAACAGGACCCTTCATCTCCTCCAACTCCTCCTCTTCTAATGGACAGCTCAATCCAGGGACAATGCCACCAACATCGAATGGAGGAGGGCGAAACGGACAGCAGAGCGAGGGCAACAAGGTGGATCGCGCCCGACTCGGTGTACTTGCTATGACCTGTGTCAATGAACTGGTGTCAAAGAACTGTGTGCCATTGGATTTTGAGGAGTACCTGCTGCGCATGTTCCAGCAGACCTTCTTTCTCCTGCAGAGGCTGACACGAGAGAATAACGCTCACACAGTCAAGAGTCGCCTACAGGAGCTTGATGAGAG TTACTTGGAAAAGTTCACAGATTTTCTGCGCCTGTTTGTCAGTGTTCACTTGAGGCGGATTGAGTCCAGTCCTCAGTTTCCAATTGTAGAGTTTCTTGGCCTGCTTTTCAAGTACACCTTCAACCAG ccTACCCATGAGGGCTACTTTGCCTGTTTGGATATATGGAGTGTGTTTTTGGATTTTCTAACAACCAAAATCAAAAGCAGACTGGCTGACAGAGATAGTGTTCTAAATAG GTACAAAGATGCCTTAGTTCTTCTGTTAAGGGAAGTTCTGAATCGCATACAGTTCAGATACAATCAGGCTCAGTTGGAAGAGCTGGATGATGAGACTCTGGATGATGAT CAACAGACAGAGTGGCAAAGGTACCTGCGTCAGAGTCTGGAGGTGGTTGCCAAGGTGATGGAGCTGCTCCCATCCCATGCATTCACCACTTTG TTTCCAGTCCTTCAAGAAAATTTGGACGTGTACCTGGGTTTGCAGCAGTTTATCGTTACCACTGGCACAA GTCGAAGGCTTAATATCACAGCAGAGAATGATTGCCGTCGACTTCACTGTTCTCTCAGGGACCTCAGCTCCCTACTTCAAGCGGTCGGACGCTTGGCTGAGCATTTCATCGGAGAAGTTTTTGCTGCACGTTTCACTGATGCCCTGGCAGTGGTGGAGAG GTTGGTTGAAGTGACTTGCTACGGCTCTCAGACCAGCCTTTACGACCTGGAGACTGCTGTGCCTTCTGTGCTCAAGCCAGACCTCATAGATGT ACATGCACAGGCCCTCGCTGCTTTGCAAGCCTACTCTCATTGGCTGGCGCAGTTCTACAGTGAGGTCCACGGTCAAAACCAGAGCCAGTTCATCAACCTCATCACATCTGCAATAGATGCCAGTAGCCCACTCATCACGGCAAAG GTACCTGAAAAGTTGCTGCTCTCAGCATGCCATCTGATGGTTTCCATCACCTCTACTGTGCGACCTGTGTTCTTGGTCACTTTGCCAGCTGTTCAGAACATCTTCAACCTCATTACAGAGAATCAGAGCCGCAGACTCCCTCAAGAG GCTCACATGTTGGTGTGTAGGGCTTTATCCAACATGCTGCTGCTCCCGTGGCCGAATTTACCAGAAagtgagcagcagtggcagACACGCTCCAGCAACCATGCCAGCCTACTGGCAGCACTCACTCGGGAATATCGTATTTTAAGAGGGACAGTGAACATAACTCCACGGCGACCTGATCTGGGTGACT TGAAAACAGTGATACAGCAAACCCTGCCTGTGCTCAGAGACATAGTGGACAGCATTTCTGGGGAATCCACCAAATCACGTCAGATCTGCTACCAGAGTCTTCAGGAGTCTGTCCAAGTCTCCCTCAGCCTCTTCCCGGTGTTTATTCAGCAGCCAG ATGTGACAGATGAGATGTTGGCCTTCTTCTTGACGCTGTTTCAGGCGTTGCGAGTCCAGATGGGAGTTGCCTTCACAGGACAAATCATCCACACTTTCCTCAGCATGTTCaccag ggaaCAGCTGGCGGCCAGTATTTTGCAAGAGGGCAGTGCAGGCTGTAGAGTGGTACAGAAGTTCCTGAAAATCCTGCAGGTGGTGGTGCAAGAGCCGGGTCAAGCTTTCAAGCCCTTCCTACCTAGCATCCTCTCTCTGTGCATGGAGCAGGTTTACCCAGTCGTGGCAGAG CGGCCTTCCCCGGACGTGAAGGCAGAGATGTTTGAGTTGCTATACCAAATACTTCACCAAAACTGGAGGTACTTCTTTAAAACTTCAGTCTTAACAAGTGTCCAAAGAGGAGCCACTGAAGATACCATGGAAAATGAGGCCCAGTTCACAGCTGCCATGCAG GCTTTTGGCCAGTCCTTCCTGCAGCCAGACATCCACATCTTCAAGCAGAATCTCTCCTATTTGGAGTCACTCAACAGCAAGCACAAGTTGTATCACAGA AAGCTTTTCCGGACCTCGATGCTCTTCCACTTCATCAACGTGCTGCTGCAGGTCCTTCTCCACAAAAGTCACGACCTCCTTCAGGAGGAAATCACCCTTGCTATTTACAACATGGCCTCTGTTGACTTTGATGCCTTCTACTCGGCTTTCATGCCAGAGTTCCTCAATGGCTGCCAGGGTGTGGACACCAACCAACGAGCTGTACTCGCACGCAACTTCAAGCTTGAACAG GACCTGCCTTCGTTCACTCAAAGCGTGCAGCGGCTGGTGAATGACCTTCGCTACTACAGACTGTGTAATAGTAGCCTGCCCACTGGCACCATCAAGCTATAG